The Paenibacillus dendritiformis region CCGCGTCAAGACGGCGGCCACTACCAGAAATACGACGGTTTTTCCCCAATGCTTCATCGTCGCTCCCCCATTTGGCTTCAGGTCAATCCGGGGTGCGGGAAGCGGCAGTGGTGTCTGGCTGCTTCTCCTCCATCTCACCGGATTATCTCATCCATTATATCGTGATCCGGGCGGAGATTCCCATCCTATTCTTCATTCGCTTTCCGCAGCTCTTGGCTGAGAACGGCCTATCCGCCGTTCGGAATGGCCATGCGATCAGACCCTCCGTTAGATGACCCGGCGCATCGACAGACGCACGGAACCCCAGTGTCCACCGTCCACGTCACTGATCTGGACGCCCGGGTCACTCCACGTATGAATGAATTTGCCATCGCCGATATAGATGCCGACATGTCCCGGAATCCGGTCGTTCTCGAACCGTCCGGGAACGGTGAAGAAGATCAGATCTCCCGGTTTGAGATTATCCCGGGTGACAGGGGAGCCCTGCTTGGCTTGCTCCTGGGCCGCGCGCGGGAGCTGGACTCCATAATGGGCGAACACATGCTGGGTGAAGGAGGAGCAGTCGAACTTCTTGGATTCTTCATAAGGATCGGCACCGAATTGGTACGGGACCCCCAGGAATGATTTCGCGTATTGAATCAAGGCCTGGGCATCCACCTCCGTGCCGGCTATATGGAGCCCGTGCGCCGAGATGCCGCCGGCGGGCGGCGTCTGCCCTGCATTCCGGATCGCCCCGATATCAACGGTCTGCCGTTCCGGATTCCATTGCACCGGAGCCTGGAGCAGCAGGGACAGGGATTCGACGGTGGCGAACGGATCTCCCTTGAGGCGGACGGGCGCTTGCGGCAGCGTGACTGGCTGGCCGGAAGCAAGCGCATCGGGGCGTCCCGGATACAACTCATAGATCACATCGGTATAGCCCATGCGCACGACTTGGTCGCGATCCTCCATCCGCAATCCGAGCGCATGCGCGGCTTCGCGCAGCGGAATCAGCCGGCTGCCCCTCGAATCGATATGCGATCCGTCCAGAAGCGCCGTGCTCGTCGGACTGGGCGGTTCAATCGGATTCGGCCTTGCGCAGGATACCGTGATCCATAGCAATGATGCGGCGCAGCACAGCAGCCAAAAACGAACGCCGGAGTAACCCATGGCGAATTCACCTCATTCGTTTTGATAAAATATAAGAAGTATCCGATTCGGTCTATACTTGGCTTATATTTCTCGCAGCAGCGCTTTCCTCTCTTGGAGAGAGGCGAAGACGCTTCTACTTGCAGTGTGCGCCGGGAGCGGGCTGGTTATGTATGACAGCGCGCCGAAGTCAGCGCTCCATCGCTTCTATCCAGCGGAACATTCGCTGGACGGCTTCGCGGTGCTTCTCGGGCGGGAATAAATGACCTTCCCCGGCATAAGTGTGCAGGTCCGTCTCCTTGCCGAGCGATGCCAGCCTGTCCCGCATCCGGACGGCATGAGCATAAGGAACCTGCACATCCTCCGTCCCGTGGATAAGCAGGACGGGACAGCCGATCTGCTCCGCCAGATGGATCGGGGAGCGAAGGCGGAACGCCGCTTCCTGCCGGGCGGGCGTCCCTCCAAGGACGCGCTTGAGCATGCGCCGCAGGTCGACGCGTTCCTCGTACGTCTGCGCCAGATCCGATACGCCGCTCCATAGGATGAGGCGATGGATGCCGGGGGCGCTTGCCGCCGTCCTGGCCGCGTTGATGGCTCCGCGGGAGAAGCCCATGACGGAGATGCGCCGCGCATCGACGAACGGCAGTTGAGCGAGCATCCGCCAGGCTGCGCGGACGTCCTCCGTATCTGCGCCTCCGAATTCGTCCCGGCCTTCGCCCCCTTCATTGCCGCGGTAGCACGGGGCGAAGACGATATATCCATGGCTGGAGAACTGCTCCAGCCAATGCGTCCGCACGCGGCCGAACTTGCCCATTCCGCCGCGGCAATAGAGAAGGACCGGCCAGCGTCCCGCCGACATGTCCCGGCGTTCCGGCGGCCACCCGCAGGCCGTTTCCGTCGGGCGCGGCAGCTCCGGGCACACATAGTGGCCGCGAAGCCAGAGCCCCAGCCGTTCCGGATCCAAGCGGTATCCGGGCGGCAGGCTCAAATATCCGGTGACCTTGTGGCCGCCGGACAGGTAGGTAAGATGCAGCAGCATGGGCGAATCCTCCCGTCGTTGGATATGTGTCTTGGCCGCGTTTTATTTAATGCCATTCATAGGTATTATAATCATAGGATTGACCCGGGAACCAGCAATCGTTCATTGCTGTCATTTACTATTAATCCCATTAATTATGTATAGTTCCCATGTGCAGAACAAGAACAGGAGGCGGTACTTATGAATCCGATACCCGATCATCTCGCCAGGGGGCTCGATGTGCTGTTCGTCGGCTTCAATCCAAGCCCGCGCTCGGGAGAGACGGGCCATCATTACGCCAATCCGCGCAACCGCTTCTGGACGATCCTGTACCGGGCCGGCTTGACCCCGCGGTTGTACCGGGCCGAGGAGGACGGGGAATTGCTTAAGCTGGGCTACGGCTTCACCAACATTGTCGCTCGGCCGACTCCGACGGCGGCGGACATCACGGCGGCCGAATATGCGGAGGGGCGCCAGCTGCTGCGCCGCAAAATCGAGACGTACCGTCCGCAGACCGTATGCTTCGTAGGCAAAGGCGTCTATGAAGCGTACAGCGGGCGGAGAGGAGTGGGATGGGGATTCCAGGAGGAGCAGGTCGTAGAGGGCGTGCGCGATTTCGTGGCGCCGTCATCAAGCGGTCTAGTGCGGATGAAGCTGGAGGAGATTGTTGACATCTATGCGCAGTTGGCCCGGCAGCAAGACGGGGAGTGAACCGCCGCAGGGGCTCTGGACGGAATGCCCAGAGGGCTGAATTTTCGAGCATGACGGAGGATAACTGTAAGCGGAAGCGCTCAGGCTTCAAGCAGCGCGACTCCGGTCGTGAGAGGCGTGCTGAGGCGTTTTCAGGACGTTTTCAACTACAGGCCCTTATCCGTTATACTTACAGAAGCCGTTTACGCATCGATTAGGAATGCGTAAATCCAATCAAGCAGGGAGTGACAATTTTTGAGTAACGAGCATATGTTGGAACGCAAAAATGAATTGCTGCGCCGCAATATTCAACAGTATCTTCTTCTAGAGAACCAGCACGGACTAAGCCAGCAGGAGCAGCACTTTTTGCAGCATCTCATTAAGGAAATGCATCAGAACAATTATGAGATGAACCGTCAATCGTAACCCCCTCCCGCTTATTTGCAGCCCTAGGGCGTGCCATATAGCGAAGAGTCCGGATGCCCGGGCTCTTTTTTTCATGGGAGGATAACATGTACAATGGAGAACATCGGGCTTGAACCGAGAGCAGCAACAGGCAACAACGAAAGGATAGTATGTCCATGCAAGAAAAGGAAGTGTTCTTGGCACGCAAGCAGCGAGAGGGCATCGTTCTCAATGTGGTACAGACAGAGGCGGTCCTTCATACCGACGGGCCAATGCTGCTGCTGGCCTCTCCCGGATCGGGGAAGACGACGACGATTGTCATGAAGATCGGGTACCTGATCGTGGAAAAGAAGGCGGATCCGTCCCGCATTAAAGCGATCACCTTCAGCAGGGCGTCTGCGGGAGACATGAGGGATCGGTTCGCGCGGCTCTGTCCCGAGCTGCCGGTCCGCGGGGTCGATTTCTCGACGATTCACAGTCTGGCATTCGCGGTCACGCGCGAGCATCTCCGGAATGCTCGCACCGATTTCCAGATCATTGAAGGGGATGTCGACCTGGAGAACCGGGAAGAAGCCCCCATGGGAATGCCGGCTCTTCACAAAAAGCTCATTCTCCGCGAACTGTACAAGACGATCGCAGGAGAACATATCGCCGATGATCAGATGGATGAATTAACGACCTACATCAGCTTCGTCAAAAATAAATTGCTCCCTCCGGATCAATGGGAGCTCGTCCCTTGCAGCGTACCGAAGGCGGCGCATATCGCGCGGCAGTACGAACAATTCAAGCGATCGGGAACGGACAAGCTCCTGCTTGATTACGACGATATGCTGACGGTCGCCCATGAGGCGTTCAGCCGGGACCGGAAGCTGCTGCAGCGGTACCAGTCCCGCTATGATTATATTTTGACCGATGAGAGCCAGGATACGTCGCTCGTGCAGCACGAGATTATCGGCAAGCTGGCGCAGCCGCACCGGAATCTGTGCGTCGTGGCTGACGATGATCAGAGCATTTATACGTGGCGGGCCGCAGAGCCGGATTATTTGCTTCAATTCAAGCAAGTGTACCCGGACGCGAAGCTTCTGAAAATGGAGCAGAATTACCGCTCATCGCGCAATATCGTCGAAGTGGCCAGCCGCTTCATCAAGCAGAACAAGCAGCGGTATGACAAGCAGATGTTTACGGCCAACCCGCCGCAACGGCCGATTGCCATCACAGAGGTCGCCGAATACGAGGATCAGGCGAAAAGGGTGGCGGAGAGCGTGTCCGCCATTGCCAATTTGCGCGACACGGCTGTGCTCTACCGCAACAATTCATCTTCGATTGCGCTTATGAATGAGTTCGATCGCGCCGGCATTCCGTTCTTTATCCGGGACGGGGACAGCCGGTTCTTCTCACATTGGGTGGTCGAGGATGTGCTGAACTTTATGCGGATGGCATTTACCGATCGGCGGCCTGATCTTTTGGAAAAAATTCATCTCAAGTTCAACGGCTACATCTCGAAGCAGCAAATGGCGGCCTTGAAGGACATTCACAACGGCGAATCGGTCTTCGACAATCTGCTTCGCCATGTGCCGCTGCAGGACTACCAGATCAGCCTGCTGCAGGAAAGCAAGGATACCTTCGCCCGGATGAAGGAGATGACCCCGCAAGCGGCTATCCGCGTCATCCGCACGAAGCTGGGCTATGACAAGGCCGTCGAGAAAACATGCGAGCGGCTCGGCTTCCGCAAAGAGTATATTGTCGGCATATTGAACACATTGGACAATATCGCCGACGGCCTCGCTACGCTGCCGGACTTCGCGGCGCGCTTGAAGCAGCTGGAGGCGATAATGGCTTCCTCCAAGCGGAACCGGGGCGCTAACGCGGTCACGTTCTCCACCTTTCACAGCGCGAAGGGGCTGGAGTTCGAGCATGTATTCATGATCGACCTGGTGGAAGGCATCATTCCGTCACAGGAGGACATTCGCAGCTACGACAAAGGCGAGACCGCGGAGATGGAGGAAGCGGTCCGGCTGTTCTATGTGGGCATGACGCGGGCAAAATCCAATCTTGAACTGTTGTCCTACCGGGAGCGGGGCGGCGAGAAGGCGAAGCGCTCCCGGTTCGTGTCATATGTGGAAAAGCTTCAGCCGGCGGCTGCGGCGAGCCCGGCACCGGCGCCGATCGTGTCCGTACCGCAGGCAGGAACGGTCCCTATGGTCCCGAATGCAATTCGGACATGGAGCGGGATCGGGGCCGGAACGAAGGTGAAGCATTCGTCCTTCGGCCCGGGCGAGATTGTCAGCCTGGACGAAGAGGCTGTCGAGATTCAATTCGCCGGCGAGCGGAAGCGGCTGTCCGCTTCCACTTGCCTGAGCCGCGGGCTATTGGCGTTGGTGGAAGAAGCCATCCCTTCACGTGGATAATGGGCGGGCCGGGCCAGCGAATTCTATGCATGCTGGAGGCGGCCTGCCTGCGCTTCGCGTATGCTGGAGCGCCGGACCATTCGTCGGCCCAGGCCGAGGTCGCCCCTTCCTCTACGGAAGACATGGGCTAGCTGGACATCGCGTGCGTGCGCCGCTTCCGCCTCAACCCGGCCTGCTCGGCATTCCAGCGGAAGGTCAATATCGCGATGGTCATGCAGAGCACGGTGAATCCGGCCAGGATGGCGAGCGGCTCCCATACCAGGTCGGCCGATCCGCCTGCATGAATGGCAGCGTCCATCGCGGTGGGCCATCACATAGAAGGCCGTGACCATTGTCGCGCCGAACAGCACATTCATCGTCAGCACGCCTGCGAGCAGCCGCTCGGAAGACGCCGGGTTATCGAAATAGATTCCAAGACCCGCCAACAACGCAAGCGGAAAGGCTATGGTCCAGAACAGCATATGAATATCGCGAAAAATCCCGATGAGCGTTGTACGGAAAATCGTAATCATCGCTAAAATTTCCTCCTTAATAGGGATTCGGTCAGACGGCTCAGCTTTCTGTCAGCCGCAGGTACAGCTCCTCCAGACTGTCCGCCTGATGCGCCGCGAGCAGCTCCTCTGGCGTCCCGGCAGCCTGAATGACGCCCCGGTTCATCATGATGATGCGCGACGCGAGCTTATAATCCTCTTCCATATCGTGCGAGGTGAAGATGATAGAGGTCCCGGCCTCTGCGAGGGAATGAATCAATTCCCGGATGTCGTGCCGTGCCCGGGGGTCGAGCGCCGCCGTCGGCTCATCGAGGAACAGGAGCGCCGGATGATGCACAAGCGCTATGGCGATGGCGAGCCGCTTCTGTTGGCCGCCGGACAGCCGTGCCGCATCGGTCCGTGCGGCTTCGTTAAGTCCGCAGCGCCGCAGATGCTCCATCAGGATGCGGTCGGGCAACCGGCAGCCATAAAAAGCGGCGAACATACGCAAATTTTCCAAAGCGTTAAAACCGGGAAAGAACGGAGTCGACTGCAGCTGCAGGCCGATATGGCGATAGGGATCTGCGGTCCAGTAGCTGATCTGTCCCTGATCCGGCCGCCGCAGGCCAAGCAGCAAATCAAGCGTCGTCGACTTCCCGGCTCCATTCGCTCCGATGATGGCAAGCACCTCCCCCTGCCGAATCGTCACGTCCACGCCGTTCACCACGGTACGGCGCCCGAATGCTTTGACGAGCCCCGCCGCTTCGATTAAGATGTCCGCTTGCTGCATGGTCATGAACTGATCATCTCCTTTTTTATTTATCCAATGTTTTATATACAATGTTGGATATATGGGTGAAAGGATAGCCGCTCGCTCCGGTATACGGGGAAACGGCTATGGCAAGATTGCTCCTGGCTACTGCTGCATCAGCCCGATGACTTTGCGGAGATAGGCGATATCCAGCTCCAGCAGCGCGATCGCATTGTCGAACGAAGCTTCCGCGATAGGGGGAAGTCCGTATTGACGCTTAATCTCCTTCCCGAGCTTCCACTGCTCCAGAGTTGCTTCCAGCTCCTTCACGTTTTGCTCCAGCAGCGGCTTCGCTTCTTCACGGGGGAGCTCGTCGATCCAGGTCAGACCGAGCACGAAATCAGACTTAACCGAATGGGGCGCAAGGGTCAGCGATTCCCGCACCTTCTCTTTGAAATACCGCTCACCCTGTTCCGTAATGGCATAAATTTTGCGCAGGCGGGCTCCCGTCCGTTCCTCCGCTTCCGTCCGAATCAGCTCCTCTTTCTCCATCTTGTTCAAGGCGTAATAAATGGAGCCGGACAGCACATTCGTCCACACATCGATGCGACTGGTCTGAATCGTCTGTTGAATTTCATAGCCGTGCATCGGCTGCTGGCGCAGTAAGGAGAGAATAATCAAGTCGGTCACAATGCGTGAGCTCCCTTCTAATTATGCGAGAAATAATGACTGGTACAATATTGGATAACCAACATTGGATATTTGGTTGATATCTGAATTATAGGGCGCGGAATGACTGGTGTCAATCCGCTTCTCTTCCCTTGATGACATTGTTGCAATCGCCCCATCGGACTCCAGCTCTCCTATGCACAATATACATCGCTCTATGCGCTGACATTGCTCTATACATTGAATATATATGCCCGCTCTCTTTTGTCCAATCTCCCAACCGCTCAGGGAAGTTAGCCTCACTGCATTTTTCCTGGAAGATAAAGTCCGGTAAAGCTCATCTCTCGCAGGGCGCAGATTTGGTCGCATAAGCACGGCATGTCTGTGATCAGCCCGCCGCTCCACTCTTCAGTCCTATCATCATATTTTTGTCTACACAGCCTGCTCCATTTATTTCTGATATACTGTCCCATCCATTGCCGTGAGCATAGAACGATATTTTATAACGTTAATCTTGTGTATCATTAATGAAAATCGATGCGCTTTCGACCTCATCATTTTTGGCTGAGTTGCAAGATGTGATCATTCCTAAGCTGAGTTAAGGGGGAGGCAATCAAGGCCGTTCAGCTTATGGAGAGCCTGAGCCGATGGGAGAGTACGGATTGCGGATATGTGCTGCGGCAGATAGATAGGACCTGAGCGTTGGGGAGAGTACTCATAAGGGCTCGGCAGGCTGATATCTCTGAGCCGGCGGGTAGAGCAGGGCTAGGTACTATCATAGCTGGTATGACCTGAACGAAGGGTGAGGACAAGCTTTGGCTAGATCTGTCTGAAAGCAGGCTGATGACAAGGTCTAGGTAGTTATCCTGAACGAAGGGGAGAGTGATAATCAAGAGCTGGACAAGACAATGTAATCCTGAACTGTGGGGAGAAGGCATGGGATACCTGTACATCACGGCTTTTGTTACTTCCTGCTGGATTATGCAGGTCCATAACAGCAGCTTGATTCCGGCTTCCGAATTCAGACGGAGATGAGGCCGAATCGGCCACCGCTTACAGGGTGATGTATAATGAGGAGTAGAGATGATGTTCATGGAAAGAGGGATAATGATGTCACAGGTTAAGACCTACGGATTGTTCATTAATGGCGAGTGGAGGGTGACGGAGCAGACTGCACCGCTGTTCGCCCCATATGATGGAGCGTTGCTGGCCCGCATCAGTCAGGCCGGCGAGGCGGAGCTGGAGGAGGCGGTCGCCGGGGCGCAGCGGGCGGCGGCGAAGATGAAGGCGATGCCCGCCCATGCCCGGGCCGATATCTTGCTGAAGGCGGTCGAGCAGATGACCGCGCGCAAGGAGGAGCTGGCCCGGCAGTTGGCCCAGGAAGCGGGCAAGCCGATTCGGGCTGCGCGCGCCGAGATGGAGCGGACGATTACGACGTACCGGTTCGCGGCAGAAGAGGCAAAGCGTCTCTACGGCGAGACGATCCCGATGGATGCGGCGCCGGGCGGGGAAGGCCGGTTCGGCTTCACGCTGCGCGAACCGCTCGGTGTCGTCGCCGCGATTACGCCGTTCAATTTCCCGGCGAATCTGGTGGCGCATAAGCTCGGCCCGGCCCTGGCCGCCGGCAATGCCGTCGTGCTGAAGCCGGCCTCCCAGACGCCGCTTAGCGCGCTCGCGATGGGAGATATTTTCCGCCAGGCCGGCCTGCCCGACGGGGCACTGCAGATTGTGACGGGCAGCGGCCGCGCCATCGGCGACCAATTCGTCACGGACGAGCGCGTGCGCAAGATTACGTTCACGGGCAGCGAGGAGGTCGGGGCACGCCTGAAGGCGAAGGCCGGGCTGCGCAAGACGACGCTGGAGCTCGGCTCGAATTCGGCGCTCATCGTCGAGCCCGGGGTGCCGCTGGAGCCGATTATTCCGCGCTGCGTGGAGGGGGCCTTCGGCTACGCCGGACAAGTCTGCATCTCCATCCAGCGCATCTATGTGCACGAGTCGATCTGCCAAGAGTTCACCGAGCGGTTCGTGGCGCGGACCCAGCAGCTGCAGGCCGGTAATCCGCTGGATGAGGCGACTGACATCAGCGCCATGATATCCGAGCGCGAAGCGGAGCGCATCGAGGGATGGGTGAACGCGGCCGTGGCGCAAGGGGCAGAGATTGCCTGCGGCGGCCGCCGCGAGGGAGGTTATTTCATGCCGACGGTGCTGCTCGGCGTGAAGCCGGATATGGACGTCTCATGCCGCGAGACCTTCGCGCCCGTCGTGTCCATTGTCCCTTACGCCTCGCTCGATGAGGCGATTGCGCTGGCGAATCGCTCCGACTTCGGCCTGAACGCCGGCATGTATACGGCGAATCTGGCGGATGCGATGCGAGCCGCCCAGCAGCTTGAGGCGGGTGGCGTCATTATCAACGACATCCCGACCTTCCGCACCGATCATATGCCGTATGGCGGCGTCAAGAATAGCGGCTACGGCCGGGAAGGCGTCAAATACGCGATTCAAGACATGACGGAATTAAAGTTCGTGTGCGTGAACACCTGGCCATCGGCATGACGAGAACTTCGAAGGGACGAGACGCCCGAATGCTAGAACCTGAATGGAATGGAACACAGTTCAACGGCTTGCGGTTTGTCACGGATTTGTGAATATCTTGGACCGGGACGGAAATGTATAATGAAGGTATCGACAGGAGTCAGGGGGAGCTTATTCGAATGATGAGACCAATAGTTGACGTTGCAGCCCGTATTGGCGTGCCGGCGGAGCAGCTTGAGCTCTACGGCAAGTATAAGGCGAAGCTGAGCCAGGAAGTATGGGAGGCGAATGCGCATCGGCCCGACGGCAAGCTGATTCTCGTGTCGGCGATGAATCCGACGCCGGCGGGTGAGGGGAAGACGCTGACGACGATCGGGCTGACGCAGGGGCTGAACCGCATCGGACGGAAGGCGGTGGCGGCGCTGCGCGAGCCGTCGCTCGGGCCGTGCATGGGGATGAAGGGCGGCGCGACCGGCAGCGGAAGCGCTCAGATCGTGCCGGCGGAGGATATCAAT contains the following coding sequences:
- a CDS encoding C40 family peptidase, whose product is MGYSGVRFWLLCCAASLLWITVSCARPNPIEPPSPTSTALLDGSHIDSRGSRLIPLREAAHALGLRMEDRDQVVRMGYTDVIYELYPGRPDALASGQPVTLPQAPVRLKGDPFATVESLSLLLQAPVQWNPERQTVDIGAIRNAGQTPPAGGISAHGLHIAGTEVDAQALIQYAKSFLGVPYQFGADPYEESKKFDCSSFTQHVFAHYGVQLPRAAQEQAKQGSPVTRDNLKPGDLIFFTVPGRFENDRIPGHVGIYIGDGKFIHTWSDPGVQISDVDGGHWGSVRLSMRRVI
- a CDS encoding alpha/beta hydrolase family protein → MLLHLTYLSGGHKVTGYLSLPPGYRLDPERLGLWLRGHYVCPELPRPTETACGWPPERRDMSAGRWPVLLYCRGGMGKFGRVRTHWLEQFSSHGYIVFAPCYRGNEGGEGRDEFGGADTEDVRAAWRMLAQLPFVDARRISVMGFSRGAINAARTAASAPGIHRLILWSGVSDLAQTYEERVDLRRMLKRVLGGTPARQEAAFRLRSPIHLAEQIGCPVLLIHGTEDVQVPYAHAVRMRDRLASLGKETDLHTYAGEGHLFPPEKHREAVQRMFRWIEAMER
- a CDS encoding mismatch-specific DNA-glycosylase — protein: MNPIPDHLARGLDVLFVGFNPSPRSGETGHHYANPRNRFWTILYRAGLTPRLYRAEEDGELLKLGYGFTNIVARPTPTAADITAAEYAEGRQLLRRKIETYRPQTVCFVGKGVYEAYSGRRGVGWGFQEEQVVEGVRDFVAPSSSGLVRMKLEEIVDIYAQLARQQDGE
- a CDS encoding ATP-dependent helicase translates to MQEKEVFLARKQREGIVLNVVQTEAVLHTDGPMLLLASPGSGKTTTIVMKIGYLIVEKKADPSRIKAITFSRASAGDMRDRFARLCPELPVRGVDFSTIHSLAFAVTREHLRNARTDFQIIEGDVDLENREEAPMGMPALHKKLILRELYKTIAGEHIADDQMDELTTYISFVKNKLLPPDQWELVPCSVPKAAHIARQYEQFKRSGTDKLLLDYDDMLTVAHEAFSRDRKLLQRYQSRYDYILTDESQDTSLVQHEIIGKLAQPHRNLCVVADDDQSIYTWRAAEPDYLLQFKQVYPDAKLLKMEQNYRSSRNIVEVASRFIKQNKQRYDKQMFTANPPQRPIAITEVAEYEDQAKRVAESVSAIANLRDTAVLYRNNSSSIALMNEFDRAGIPFFIRDGDSRFFSHWVVEDVLNFMRMAFTDRRPDLLEKIHLKFNGYISKQQMAALKDIHNGESVFDNLLRHVPLQDYQISLLQESKDTFARMKEMTPQAAIRVIRTKLGYDKAVEKTCERLGFRKEYIVGILNTLDNIADGLATLPDFAARLKQLEAIMASSKRNRGANAVTFSTFHSAKGLEFEHVFMIDLVEGIIPSQEDIRSYDKGETAEMEEAVRLFYVGMTRAKSNLELLSYRERGGEKAKRSRFVSYVEKLQPAAAASPAPAPIVSVPQAGTVPMVPNAIRTWSGIGAGTKVKHSSFGPGEIVSLDEEAVEIQFAGERKRLSASTCLSRGLLALVEEAIPSRG
- a CDS encoding ABC transporter ATP-binding protein codes for the protein MTMQQADILIEAAGLVKAFGRRTVVNGVDVTIRQGEVLAIIGANGAGKSTTLDLLLGLRRPDQGQISYWTADPYRHIGLQLQSTPFFPGFNALENLRMFAAFYGCRLPDRILMEHLRRCGLNEAARTDAARLSGGQQKRLAIAIALVHHPALLFLDEPTAALDPRARHDIRELIHSLAEAGTSIIFTSHDMEEDYKLASRIIMMNRGVIQAAGTPEELLAAHQADSLEELYLRLTES
- a CDS encoding PadR family transcriptional regulator, yielding MTDLIILSLLRQQPMHGYEIQQTIQTSRIDVWTNVLSGSIYYALNKMEKEELIRTEAEERTGARLRKIYAITEQGERYFKEKVRESLTLAPHSVKSDFVLGLTWIDELPREEAKPLLEQNVKELEATLEQWKLGKEIKRQYGLPPIAEASFDNAIALLELDIAYLRKVIGLMQQ
- a CDS encoding aldehyde dehydrogenase family protein, which translates into the protein MSQVKTYGLFINGEWRVTEQTAPLFAPYDGALLARISQAGEAELEEAVAGAQRAAAKMKAMPAHARADILLKAVEQMTARKEELARQLAQEAGKPIRAARAEMERTITTYRFAAEEAKRLYGETIPMDAAPGGEGRFGFTLREPLGVVAAITPFNFPANLVAHKLGPALAAGNAVVLKPASQTPLSALAMGDIFRQAGLPDGALQIVTGSGRAIGDQFVTDERVRKITFTGSEEVGARLKAKAGLRKTTLELGSNSALIVEPGVPLEPIIPRCVEGAFGYAGQVCISIQRIYVHESICQEFTERFVARTQQLQAGNPLDEATDISAMISEREAERIEGWVNAAVAQGAEIACGGRREGGYFMPTVLLGVKPDMDVSCRETFAPVVSIVPYASLDEAIALANRSDFGLNAGMYTANLADAMRAAQQLEAGGVIINDIPTFRTDHMPYGGVKNSGYGREGVKYAIQDMTELKFVCVNTWPSA